The Radiobacillus deserti genomic interval GATACGCTATTTGAATCCTTGGCAGAGCAGAACACATATAAAATCATTTCCGTCATTATGACAGGAATGGGAGCAGATGGCTCAAATGGCTTGAAGCTCATTAAGCAAAAACATCCTTCATCTATTTCGATAGCTGAATCAGCAAAGACTTCTGTCGTCTATGGAATGCCACAAGCGGCTTTCAAGACGAATTTAGTGGATTATGTTGAGGATGTAGATGCAATAAGTCCTAGTTTAGTTCAACTAATAGAGAAAGTAATGAGGAGGAACCAGTGATATGAATGAATACCTCGAGGTTTTTATCGAAGAAAGTAAAGAACACATCCAAGCATTAAATGATAATCTTTTAGTTTTAGAGAAAAATCCAACGGACATTGGTATGGTAAACGAGATTTTCCGTTCTGCCCATACATTAAAAGGAATGTCAGCAACCATGGGATACCAAGACCTTGCAAATCTGACGCATAAGCTGGAAAACGTTTTGGATGCGGTTCGAAATAATCAACTCAAAGTTAGTTCCGAAATGCTGGATGTGGTCTTTGAAGCGGTTGATCATTTAGAAGAGATGGTTATGGATATTGCTTCTGGAGGAGAAGGTAAACGAAACGTGGAAACAGTAGTGACAAAGCTTCAAGCAATCGAAGCTGGGGAAGATATCAGCAACGCATCTTCTACCCAAAAGGAAGTAGTTCCATCCTCTACGCAATCAGGTTCCGAACTTTCTTCTTCCTTAGATGAATTTGAACTAGCTGTACTGAAGGAATCAGAAGAAAAGAACTTTAACATTTTCGAACTTAACGTCAGTCTCCGTGAAGATTGTATGTTAAAAGCCGCCAGAGTATATATGGTATTTGAGATTCTTGAACAAGAAGGGGAAGTTATTAAATCCAATCCGTTAGTTCAAGATTTGGAAGAAGAGAATTTTGAACAAAGCTTTTCTGTTCTATTAGTGTCAAAAACGGACGCGGAAGTTCTTCGACAAAAGGTATTAAAAGTATCTGAAATTGAGGAAGTATTGGTTCAACCATTCTCCCTTGCTGATATTAGCGCGAAGCAACAAGCACCACAAACTTCATCAACAAATGGCACACCTACTTCCAATGAAAGTGCAACTAATAATGCATCTTCAAGTGCAAAGGAGTCGGGAAATGTCAAAATAGGGAATAAAACGATTCGTGTAAACATTGATCGCTTGGATGCCCTAATGAATTTATTCGAAGAGCTTGTTATTGACCGAGGTCGCTTAGAACAAATCTCCTTGAATCTAAAACATAACGAACTGCAAGAAACAGTTGAAAGAATGTCGAGAATCTCTGGCGATCTACAAAATATCATTTTAAATATGAGAATGGTACCGATTGATCAAGTATTCAATCGATTCCCGAGAATGGTTCGTCAACTTGCTAAAGATTTAGGGAAACAAATCAACCTTGAGATTATTGGTGCGGAAACCGAATTAGATCGTACAGTAATTGATGAAATCGGGGATCCGCTTGTACACTTAATTCGAAATTCCCTAGATCATGGTGTTGAAACGCCAGAAACACGTACTGCAAAAGGAAAGCCTGCTGAGGGATCCTTAACGCTAAAGGCTTATCATAGTGGAAATCATGTATTTATCGAAATTACGGATGATGGTGCGGGTATTAATAAGGAAAAAGTTATTAATAAAGCAATATCAAACGGTATTATTAAAGAAGAACAAGCAAGTTCATTAACGGACCAACAAGTATTTGAGCTAATCATGGCAAGTGGGTTCTCCACAGCTGACAAGATCTCGGATGTATCTGGTCGAGGAGTAGGACTAGACGTTGTGAAAAATACCATTGAGTCATTAGGTGGTACAATTACGATCGAGTCTGAACAAGATAAAGGGTCTGTATTTTCTATCCAGTTACCGTTAACATTATCTATCATTTCCGTACTCTTAGTGGAAGTGCAAAAAGAAAAATATGCAGTACCATTATCCTCGATTATCGAGACAGTTGTTGTTCACAAAGATGATATAATGCAAGCCCATAAGAAGAGTGTCATAGACTTCAGAGGAAAAGTGGTTCCACTAATTCCATTGGAGCACGTTTTCCAAGTACCAGAACAGCTTAAACAAGACGATTATTATTCTATTGTAATTGTTCGTAAGGGAGAAAAAATGGCTGGTCTGATTGTAGATAGCTTCATCGGTCAGCAAGAGGTTGTGCTAAAATCCCTTGGTGAATATTTATCTGACGTATTTGCTATTTCTGGTGCTACAATTCTTGGAGATGGACAAGTTGCGTTAATTATTGATAGTAATGCATTAGTGAAGTAAGCCCAATTGGATGAGGAGGAAAAGAGAATGAGTGAGCAAATCCAGCAAGAATTCAAATCTATCGTATTTCAATTGCAAGATGAAGAGTATGCAATCCCGGTTCAACAAGTAGGATCTATTGAAAGAATGCAACATATTACAAGAGTTCCACAAACTGCGGAATTCGTGAAGGGTGTTATCAACCTTCGTGGAGTAATTACTCCAATTATCGATTTACGTAAACGATTTGAAATGGATGCAGCAGAGTTTACTGACAGTACAAGAATTATCATCGTCTATATGAATGAGTTAGAAGTAGGATTAATTGTAGATGCTGCTTATGATGTAATTGACATCCCGACGGAACAAGTCGAGCCAACACCTGAAGTAATAGGTACCGTAAATGTGGATTACATTGAGGGAGTAGCAAAAATCGACTCTCGTCTATTAATATTGCTCGATATGGAGAAAGTATTAGCTACGGATGAGATTGAACAATTAAAATCGATAGAAGGATAACAACATGTCGTTTTTAGAAAATTTATCGAGTTATCAGCTAGATATTTTGAAAGAAATAGGGAACATTGGTTCTGGTAATGCGGCAACGGCATTGTCGAAATTGTTACAACGTAAAGTGGATATGACTACTCCTTCTGTTAAAGTTGTCAGCTTTGATGAAGTGATGGATTTAGTAGGTGGACCGGATAAATTAATTGTATCTGTATTCCTCCGCATTCAAGGAGAAGCACCTGGAAGTATGTTTTTTGTACTTGCACCAGATGAAGCAGAACAGTTTGTTCGACAGGTAACAGGTCTGAAGAAATTTTCCTTTGAGGAATATCCTATTGATGAACTCGGCTTATCTGCTTTACACGAAGTAGGAAACATTCTTTCTGGATCCTATTTATCTGCATTATCTGACTTTACAAAAATCAATATGCAACCTTCTGTACCATCTTTAAATATGGATATGGCTGGCGCGATTTTGTCTGAAGGGTTAATGGAGCTTTCCGTGGAAAGTGATTATGCCATTATTATCGATACAACCATATCCGAAGACGGGGAAAAAAGTAGTGTGAATGGACACTTCTTTTTGTTACCGGACCCCGAGTCATTCCGTAAAATCTTCAAAGCTTTAGGTGTGGAAGATTAATGAGTATGACTAGTAATGTTGTGAAGGTAGGCATTGCGGATTTGAAAATCACACGAGCACCAGAGATATTAAGAACTTCCGGTTTAGGTTCTTGTGTCGGTGTGGTTGTATTCGACCATTCTCAACGAATTGCTGGAATGTCCCATGTCATGCTACCAGATTCACACCTATCTAAACGAGATGACTTAAATGAAATGAAGTATGCAGATACGGCAATTGATTTGCTTATCGACAGTCTATTACACGATGGTGCAA includes:
- a CDS encoding chemotaxis protein CheC — translated: MSFLENLSSYQLDILKEIGNIGSGNAATALSKLLQRKVDMTTPSVKVVSFDEVMDLVGGPDKLIVSVFLRIQGEAPGSMFFVLAPDEAEQFVRQVTGLKKFSFEEYPIDELGLSALHEVGNILSGSYLSALSDFTKINMQPSVPSLNMDMAGAILSEGLMELSVESDYAIIIDTTISEDGEKSSVNGHFFLLPDPESFRKIFKALGVED
- a CDS encoding chemotaxis protein CheA, with protein sequence MNEYLEVFIEESKEHIQALNDNLLVLEKNPTDIGMVNEIFRSAHTLKGMSATMGYQDLANLTHKLENVLDAVRNNQLKVSSEMLDVVFEAVDHLEEMVMDIASGGEGKRNVETVVTKLQAIEAGEDISNASSTQKEVVPSSTQSGSELSSSLDEFELAVLKESEEKNFNIFELNVSLREDCMLKAARVYMVFEILEQEGEVIKSNPLVQDLEEENFEQSFSVLLVSKTDAEVLRQKVLKVSEIEEVLVQPFSLADISAKQQAPQTSSTNGTPTSNESATNNASSSAKESGNVKIGNKTIRVNIDRLDALMNLFEELVIDRGRLEQISLNLKHNELQETVERMSRISGDLQNIILNMRMVPIDQVFNRFPRMVRQLAKDLGKQINLEIIGAETELDRTVIDEIGDPLVHLIRNSLDHGVETPETRTAKGKPAEGSLTLKAYHSGNHVFIEITDDGAGINKEKVINKAISNGIIKEEQASSLTDQQVFELIMASGFSTADKISDVSGRGVGLDVVKNTIESLGGTITIESEQDKGSVFSIQLPLTLSIISVLLVEVQKEKYAVPLSSIIETVVVHKDDIMQAHKKSVIDFRGKVVPLIPLEHVFQVPEQLKQDDYYSIVIVRKGEKMAGLIVDSFIGQQEVVLKSLGEYLSDVFAISGATILGDGQVALIIDSNALVK
- a CDS encoding chemotaxis protein CheD, with the translated sequence MSMTSNVVKVGIADLKITRAPEILRTSGLGSCVGVVVFDHSQRIAGMSHVMLPDSHLSKRDDLNEMKYADTAIDLLIDSLLHDGARAYALKAKIAGGAQMFSFSTSNDLLRVGHRNIEAVKQRLSHHRIPIIAEDVGGNSGRTIEFFPDTGILKVRTVNMGEKEI
- a CDS encoding chemotaxis protein CheW yields the protein MSEQIQQEFKSIVFQLQDEEYAIPVQQVGSIERMQHITRVPQTAEFVKGVINLRGVITPIIDLRKRFEMDAAEFTDSTRIIIVYMNELEVGLIVDAAYDVIDIPTEQVEPTPEVIGTVNVDYIEGVAKIDSRLLILLDMEKVLATDEIEQLKSIEG